One segment of Sander vitreus isolate 19-12246 chromosome 20, sanVit1, whole genome shotgun sequence DNA contains the following:
- the mocs1 gene encoding molybdenum cofactor biosynthesis protein 1 isoform X3, with protein sequence MATHASMCYRLFDRHTSSTHFRKLFVQCLNGNIQRPYSSATHKENELELGDSTASSAPNFASSLKTRSSQERLREESILPFSAFLTDNFGRRHSYLRMSLTEKCNLRCQYCMPEDGVKLTPRSQLLSTSEVLTLARLFVQEGVEKIRLTGGEPLIRPDVLDIIAELRKLEGLKTIAVTTNGMNLARLLPKLKDAGLNLINISLDSLVPAKFEFIVRRKGFHKVMEGIDKAIEMGYNPVKVNCVVMRGLNEDELLDFVALTEKKPLEVRFIEYMPFDGNKWNFKKMVSYQEMLDHIRQQWPNLEKLQTGQTETAKTFKVPGFKGQVGFITSMSDHFCGSCNRLRITADGSLKVCLFGNSEVSLRDVLRSGASNEELLQIIGAAVGRKKKQHAGMFSISQMKNRPMILIGG encoded by the exons ATGGCTACTCACGCTAGCATGTGCTACCGCTTGTTTGATAGACATACAAGTTCaacacatttcagaaaactcTTCGTCCAATGCTTAAATGGGAACATTCAGCGACCGTATTCCAGTGCTACGCACAAGGAAAATGAACTTGAACTTGGAGACTCGACTGCTTCATCTGCTCCCAACTTCGCCTCTTCTCTAAAAACCAGGTCAAGTCAG GAGAGGCTAAGAGAGGAGAGCATACTTCCCTTTTCAGCGTTCTTGACTGACAACTTTGGCCGGAGGCACAGCTACCTGCGCATGTCCCTGACTGAGAAATGCAACCTGCGCT GTCAGTACTGCATGCCAGAGGACGGGGTGAAGCTTACACCACGGAGCCAACTGCTGTCCACCTCCGAAGTACTAACCCTGGCTCGCCTCTTCGTCCAGGAGGGAGTGGAGAAAATCCGCCTCACTGGAGGAGAACCCCTCATCAGACCTGATGTGCTGGATATCATCG CAGAACTGAGGAAGTTGGAGGGCCTGAAAACCATTGCTGTGACAACCAACGGCATGAACTTGGCCAGACTTCTGCCTAAGCTTAAAGATGCTGGCCTCAACCTGATAAACATCAGCCTGGATTCACTGGTCCCTGCCAAATTTGAGTTCATTGTCAGGCGGAAag gATTCCACAAAGTCATGGAGGGCATTGATAAGGCCATTGAAATGGGCTACAACCCAGTCAAG GTTAACTGCGTGGTCATGCGAGGCCTCAACGAGGATGAGCTGTTAGATTTTGTGGCGCTGACAGAGAAGAAGCCTCTGGAGGTGCGCTTCATCGAATACATGCCCTTTGATG GCAACAAGTGGAACTTCAAGAAGATGGTGAGTTACCAGGAGATGCTGGACCACATCAGGCAGCAGTGGCCCAATCTGGAAAAGCTTCAAACTGGACAAACAGAAACTGCCAAG ACGTTTAAAGTGCCAGGCTTCAAAGGTCAGGTGGGCTTCATCACCTCCATGTCTGACCATTTCTGTGGCTCCTGCAACCGTTTACGTATCACTGCAGATGGCAGCCTAAAG gtgtgtttgtttgggAACTCCGAGGTGTCTCTGAGAGATGTCTTGCGCTCCGGGGCGTCAAATGAAGAGCTACTGCAAATCATTGGAGCTGctgttggcaggaagaagaaacAACATGCAG GCATGTTCAGTATCTCCCAGATGAAGAACAGGCCTATGATCCTCATTGGTGGGTGA
- the mocs1 gene encoding molybdenum cofactor biosynthesis protein 1 isoform X1 encodes MATHASMCYRLFDRHTSSTHFRKLFVQCLNGNIQRPYSSATHKENELELGDSTASSAPNFASSLKTRSSQERLREESILPFSAFLTDNFGRRHSYLRMSLTEKCNLRCQYCMPEDGVKLTPRSQLLSTSEVLTLARLFVQEGVEKIRLTGGEPLIRPDVLDIIAELRKLEGLKTIAVTTNGMNLARLLPKLKDAGLNLINISLDSLVPAKFEFIVRRKGFHKVMEGIDKAIEMGYNPVKVNCVVMRGLNEDELLDFVALTEKKPLEVRFIEYMPFDGNKWNFKKMVSYQEMLDHIRQQWPNLEKLQTGQTETAKTFKVPGFKGQVGFITSMSDHFCGSCNRLRITADGSLKVCLFGNSEVSLRDVLRSGASNEELLQIIGAAVGRKKKQHAGMFSISQMKNRPMILIEGTTSQRLLSLSKAQDSQRASPNVSRLTNDTILSPTAAPHMSRSGSRTDLNREGFRCLPDCTTSTQAAHVCCSRTLISGGTHIRSQINEEKPNATDSLHRAAPLPSSEFGNGKAASLTARTTVMSYINEGHLRYAQARGHNALKSHFLRTPGTPSFCTLLMNAKLNLKPHNVRLSHNQSSSEDRSVKLRQSVSDQTLSGIDVYNTHLDGTTEEKLTHTDAQGRAAMVDVGGKAPTRRTATARATVLLGPTAFRLLRDNQLAKGDALAVAQLSGIMASKQTSALIPLCHPLPLDQASVTFDLDELQNAAVVTATCRTTGRTGVEMEALTAVSVAALTIYDMCKAVSHDIIITDVKLVSKTGGKRDFHRHP; translated from the exons ATGGCTACTCACGCTAGCATGTGCTACCGCTTGTTTGATAGACATACAAGTTCaacacatttcagaaaactcTTCGTCCAATGCTTAAATGGGAACATTCAGCGACCGTATTCCAGTGCTACGCACAAGGAAAATGAACTTGAACTTGGAGACTCGACTGCTTCATCTGCTCCCAACTTCGCCTCTTCTCTAAAAACCAGGTCAAGTCAG GAGAGGCTAAGAGAGGAGAGCATACTTCCCTTTTCAGCGTTCTTGACTGACAACTTTGGCCGGAGGCACAGCTACCTGCGCATGTCCCTGACTGAGAAATGCAACCTGCGCT GTCAGTACTGCATGCCAGAGGACGGGGTGAAGCTTACACCACGGAGCCAACTGCTGTCCACCTCCGAAGTACTAACCCTGGCTCGCCTCTTCGTCCAGGAGGGAGTGGAGAAAATCCGCCTCACTGGAGGAGAACCCCTCATCAGACCTGATGTGCTGGATATCATCG CAGAACTGAGGAAGTTGGAGGGCCTGAAAACCATTGCTGTGACAACCAACGGCATGAACTTGGCCAGACTTCTGCCTAAGCTTAAAGATGCTGGCCTCAACCTGATAAACATCAGCCTGGATTCACTGGTCCCTGCCAAATTTGAGTTCATTGTCAGGCGGAAag gATTCCACAAAGTCATGGAGGGCATTGATAAGGCCATTGAAATGGGCTACAACCCAGTCAAG GTTAACTGCGTGGTCATGCGAGGCCTCAACGAGGATGAGCTGTTAGATTTTGTGGCGCTGACAGAGAAGAAGCCTCTGGAGGTGCGCTTCATCGAATACATGCCCTTTGATG GCAACAAGTGGAACTTCAAGAAGATGGTGAGTTACCAGGAGATGCTGGACCACATCAGGCAGCAGTGGCCCAATCTGGAAAAGCTTCAAACTGGACAAACAGAAACTGCCAAG ACGTTTAAAGTGCCAGGCTTCAAAGGTCAGGTGGGCTTCATCACCTCCATGTCTGACCATTTCTGTGGCTCCTGCAACCGTTTACGTATCACTGCAGATGGCAGCCTAAAG gtgtgtttgtttgggAACTCCGAGGTGTCTCTGAGAGATGTCTTGCGCTCCGGGGCGTCAAATGAAGAGCTACTGCAAATCATTGGAGCTGctgttggcaggaagaagaaacAACATGCAG GCATGTTCAGTATCTCCCAGATGAAGAACAGGCCTATGATCCTCATTG aaGGCACCACATCCCAAAGGCTTTTGTCTCTGTCAAAGGCACAAGACAGCCAGAGAGCTTCCCCCAATGTTTCCCGTCTTACAAACGACACAATCCTCTCTCCAACAGCAGCTCCTCACATGTCCCGCTCAGGCAGCAGGACAGACCTGAACAGAGAGGGTTTTCGGTGCCTTCCAGACTGCACTACTTCAACACAGGCAGCCCACGTTTGCTGCTCTAGAACCTTAATAAGTGGGGGTACCCAtattaggtcacaaatcaaCGAAGAAAAACCTAACGCGACGGACAGCCTCCACAGAGCAGCCCCCCTTCCCTCCTCTGAGTTTGGTAATGGTAAGGCTGCAAGTTTAACTGCACGCACGACTGTTATGAGCTACATTAATGAAGGCCATCTCAGGTACGCACAAGCAAGGGGTCACAATGCTTTGAAGAGCCACTTTCTCAGGACCCCAGGAACGCCTAGTTTTTGCACACTACTAATGAATGCCAAACTAAATCTTAAACCACACAACGTTAGACTGAGCCACAATCAAAGTTCCAGCGAAGACCGAAGTGTCAAACTCAGACAATCTGTGAGTGATCAGACACTATCAGGCATAGATGTCTACAACACTCACCTCGACGGAACCACAGAAGAAAAGCTGACGCATACAGACGCCCAGGGCCGAGCCGCCATGGTGGACGTCGGCGGCAAGGCTCCCACACGTCGAACCGCCACGGCTCGCGCCACAGTCCTGTTGGGCCCAACTGCCTTTCGTCTGCTTCGGGATAACCAGCTGGCTAAGGGCGACGCCTTGGCCGTGGCGCAGTTGTCCGGCATCATGGCTTCCAAGCAGACCTCGGCCCTCATCCCGCTGTGCCACCCGCTCCCTCTAGACCAGGCCTCCGTCACCTTTGACCTCGATGAGCTGCAGAACGCCGCGGTCGTCACAGCAACGTGTCGCACCACGGGCAGGACAGGAGTCGAGATGGAGGCGTTGACAGCCGTTTCCGTTGCTGCGCTGACCATCTATGACATGTGCAAGGCAGTGAGTCATGACATCATCATTACAGATGTGAAACTGGTCAGTAAGACAGGCGGGAAGAGGGACTTTCATCGTCATCCATGA
- the mocs1 gene encoding molybdenum cofactor biosynthesis protein 1 isoform X2: MATHASMCYRLFDRHTSSTHFRKLFVQCLNGNIQRPYSSATHKENELELGDSTASSAPNFASSLKTRSSQERLREESILPFSAFLTDNFGRRHSYLRMSLTEKCNLRCQYCMPEDGVKLTPRSQLLSTSEVLTLARLFVQEGVEKIRLTGGEPLIRPDVLDIIAELRKLEGLKTIAVTTNGMNLARLLPKLKDAGLNLINISLDSLVPAKFEFIVRRKGFHKVMEGIDKAIEMGYNPVKVNCVVMRGLNEDELLDFVALTEKKPLEVRFIEYMPFDGNKWNFKKMVSYQEMLDHIRQQWPNLEKLQTGQTETAKTFKVPGFKGQVGFITSMSDHFCGSCNRLRITADGSLKVCLFGNSEVSLRDVLRSGASNEELLQIIGAAVGRKKKQHAGMFSISQMKNRPMILIGTTSQRLLSLSKAQDSQRASPNVSRLTNDTILSPTAAPHMSRSGSRTDLNREGFRCLPDCTTSTQAAHVCCSRTLISGGTHIRSQINEEKPNATDSLHRAAPLPSSEFGNGKAASLTARTTVMSYINEGHLRYAQARGHNALKSHFLRTPGTPSFCTLLMNAKLNLKPHNVRLSHNQSSSEDRSVKLRQSVSDQTLSGIDVYNTHLDGTTEEKLTHTDAQGRAAMVDVGGKAPTRRTATARATVLLGPTAFRLLRDNQLAKGDALAVAQLSGIMASKQTSALIPLCHPLPLDQASVTFDLDELQNAAVVTATCRTTGRTGVEMEALTAVSVAALTIYDMCKAVSHDIIITDVKLVSKTGGKRDFHRHP; this comes from the exons ATGGCTACTCACGCTAGCATGTGCTACCGCTTGTTTGATAGACATACAAGTTCaacacatttcagaaaactcTTCGTCCAATGCTTAAATGGGAACATTCAGCGACCGTATTCCAGTGCTACGCACAAGGAAAATGAACTTGAACTTGGAGACTCGACTGCTTCATCTGCTCCCAACTTCGCCTCTTCTCTAAAAACCAGGTCAAGTCAG GAGAGGCTAAGAGAGGAGAGCATACTTCCCTTTTCAGCGTTCTTGACTGACAACTTTGGCCGGAGGCACAGCTACCTGCGCATGTCCCTGACTGAGAAATGCAACCTGCGCT GTCAGTACTGCATGCCAGAGGACGGGGTGAAGCTTACACCACGGAGCCAACTGCTGTCCACCTCCGAAGTACTAACCCTGGCTCGCCTCTTCGTCCAGGAGGGAGTGGAGAAAATCCGCCTCACTGGAGGAGAACCCCTCATCAGACCTGATGTGCTGGATATCATCG CAGAACTGAGGAAGTTGGAGGGCCTGAAAACCATTGCTGTGACAACCAACGGCATGAACTTGGCCAGACTTCTGCCTAAGCTTAAAGATGCTGGCCTCAACCTGATAAACATCAGCCTGGATTCACTGGTCCCTGCCAAATTTGAGTTCATTGTCAGGCGGAAag gATTCCACAAAGTCATGGAGGGCATTGATAAGGCCATTGAAATGGGCTACAACCCAGTCAAG GTTAACTGCGTGGTCATGCGAGGCCTCAACGAGGATGAGCTGTTAGATTTTGTGGCGCTGACAGAGAAGAAGCCTCTGGAGGTGCGCTTCATCGAATACATGCCCTTTGATG GCAACAAGTGGAACTTCAAGAAGATGGTGAGTTACCAGGAGATGCTGGACCACATCAGGCAGCAGTGGCCCAATCTGGAAAAGCTTCAAACTGGACAAACAGAAACTGCCAAG ACGTTTAAAGTGCCAGGCTTCAAAGGTCAGGTGGGCTTCATCACCTCCATGTCTGACCATTTCTGTGGCTCCTGCAACCGTTTACGTATCACTGCAGATGGCAGCCTAAAG gtgtgtttgtttgggAACTCCGAGGTGTCTCTGAGAGATGTCTTGCGCTCCGGGGCGTCAAATGAAGAGCTACTGCAAATCATTGGAGCTGctgttggcaggaagaagaaacAACATGCAG GCATGTTCAGTATCTCCCAGATGAAGAACAGGCCTATGATCCTCATTG GCACCACATCCCAAAGGCTTTTGTCTCTGTCAAAGGCACAAGACAGCCAGAGAGCTTCCCCCAATGTTTCCCGTCTTACAAACGACACAATCCTCTCTCCAACAGCAGCTCCTCACATGTCCCGCTCAGGCAGCAGGACAGACCTGAACAGAGAGGGTTTTCGGTGCCTTCCAGACTGCACTACTTCAACACAGGCAGCCCACGTTTGCTGCTCTAGAACCTTAATAAGTGGGGGTACCCAtattaggtcacaaatcaaCGAAGAAAAACCTAACGCGACGGACAGCCTCCACAGAGCAGCCCCCCTTCCCTCCTCTGAGTTTGGTAATGGTAAGGCTGCAAGTTTAACTGCACGCACGACTGTTATGAGCTACATTAATGAAGGCCATCTCAGGTACGCACAAGCAAGGGGTCACAATGCTTTGAAGAGCCACTTTCTCAGGACCCCAGGAACGCCTAGTTTTTGCACACTACTAATGAATGCCAAACTAAATCTTAAACCACACAACGTTAGACTGAGCCACAATCAAAGTTCCAGCGAAGACCGAAGTGTCAAACTCAGACAATCTGTGAGTGATCAGACACTATCAGGCATAGATGTCTACAACACTCACCTCGACGGAACCACAGAAGAAAAGCTGACGCATACAGACGCCCAGGGCCGAGCCGCCATGGTGGACGTCGGCGGCAAGGCTCCCACACGTCGAACCGCCACGGCTCGCGCCACAGTCCTGTTGGGCCCAACTGCCTTTCGTCTGCTTCGGGATAACCAGCTGGCTAAGGGCGACGCCTTGGCCGTGGCGCAGTTGTCCGGCATCATGGCTTCCAAGCAGACCTCGGCCCTCATCCCGCTGTGCCACCCGCTCCCTCTAGACCAGGCCTCCGTCACCTTTGACCTCGATGAGCTGCAGAACGCCGCGGTCGTCACAGCAACGTGTCGCACCACGGGCAGGACAGGAGTCGAGATGGAGGCGTTGACAGCCGTTTCCGTTGCTGCGCTGACCATCTATGACATGTGCAAGGCAGTGAGTCATGACATCATCATTACAGATGTGAAACTGGTCAGTAAGACAGGCGGGAAGAGGGACTTTCATCGTCATCCATGA
- the LOC144534718 gene encoding interferon-inducible GTPase 5-like — protein sequence MGNSVDHNSTEGIQEALQNNDREKIQQYMNLEKKSPLNIAVTGECGSGKSTFVNAFRGIQHGEEGAAPTGVVATTSEVTPYLHPNYPNVTLWDLPGIGTTKFPADKYLNLVPFERFDFFIIISAIRFRENDVMLAKKITKMGKKFYFVRSKIDFDLKNQERSQREFNAERTLSEIRKACIQGLQSASVVSPQVFLVSSFDLHLYDFALLLNTLERELPEHKRDVLKLVMPNISHEVINKKKEAFYKKIKYWAMLSATVAAVPVPGLSIAVDVVMLIGVVTQYVLGFCLDILSLKKLSARTNVPYNDLTAVIISDLAATEITADLLLKVIGRFAGTAALMAAEEGSRFIPILGIPLAMSFSFVSTNKILKIILNMLAEDAHKVLNKVMESNTSV from the exons ATGGGAAATTCAGTTGATCACAACTCAACTGAAGGCATTCAAGAAGCACTACAAAACAATGATCGAGAAAAGATCCAGCAGTACAtgaacttggagaaaaaaagtccACTAAATATTGCTGTCACAGGAGAGTGTGGCTCTGGTAAATCCACCTTTGTTAATGCCTTCAGAGGCATACAGCACGGAGAGGAAGGAGCTGCCCCTACTGGTGTTGTGGCAACCACCTCAGAGGTTACACCATACCTCCATCCAAACTATCCCAATGTTACACTATGGGATCTTCCCGGTATAGGCACCACCAAGTTTCCAGCTGACAAGTACCTGAATCTTGTTCCATTTGAAAGATTTGacttcttcatcatcatctcagCCATTCGCTTCAGAGAAAATGATGTGATGCTCGCTAAGAAGATAACGAAGATGGGGAAAAAGTTCTACTTTGTTCGCTCAAAGATAGACTTTGACTTAAAAAATCAGGAAAGAAGCCAGAGGGAGTTCAACGCAGAAAGGACTCTTTCAGAAATCAGGAAAGCCTGCATTCAAG GTCTTCAGAGCGCAAGTGTTGTGTCTCCACAAGTGTTCCTGGTGTCCAGCTTTGATCTCCATCTGTATGACTTCGCTCTCTTACTGAACACCTTAGAGAGAGAACTTCCTGAACACAAGAGAGATGTCCTGAAGTTGGTCATGCCCAATATCAGCCACGAGGTCATCAACAAGAAGAAAGAAGCATTCTATAAGAAAATCAAATACTGGGCTATGCTTAGTGCAACTGTAGCAGCTGTACCAGTTCCTGGGCTTTCTATTGCTGTTGATGTGGTCATGTTGATTGGTGTTGTCACCCAATACGTACTTGGGTTTTGTCTTGATATCCTGTCACTGAAGAAACTCTCGGCTAGGACAAATGTGCCATACAATGATCTGACTGCCGTCATTATTTCAGATCTAGCTGCAACAGAAATAACCGCTGATCTTCTCTTGAAGGTGATTGGTCGATTTGCAGGCACAGCAGCATTAATGGCAGCAGAGGAAGGGTCCAGATTCATTCCAATACTTGGAATCCCATTAGCAATGAGCTTCTCTTTTGTCTCCACCAACAAGATTCTTAAAATCATCCTCAACATGCTTGCTGAGGACGCTCATAAAGTGTTAAACAAGGTCATGGAATCAAACACCTCGGTGTGA